Proteins encoded by one window of Winogradskyella sp. PG-2:
- a CDS encoding DEAD/DEAH box helicase has protein sequence MSQTNQAVQAKKTDKELYEYQQGAISQIFEKFDNAPKDYHLLYQLPTGGGKTVIFSEMVRQYLKNHNKKVLVMTHRVELCNQTSSMLTSFGVTNKVVNSKANLDDQAEYSCFVAMVETLNNRLNDDMLDISDVGLVIIDEAHYNSFTKLFKFFEKSFILGVTATPLSSNKELPMKDNYDELITGETIENLIENEFLARAETYAYDMGLTSLEVGSNGDYTVKSSEDLYSSPAMLQKLVDAYKKHSLGKKALIFNNGINTSISVYYAFREAGLPIMHLDNTATKKQRKQILDWFHETPDAILTSVSILTTGFDEPTIDTIILNRATKSLTLYYQMIGRGSRILNNKSKFITIDLGNNLYRFGPWGADLDWQLIFKSPNWFSDRIKSDEVIEANFKHELADEIKGEFSKSEDTYFDIRQTYKDAVAKGESSKVVLERSIEQHAKICIENSEDVYDALGLAKMLKDDINMRIEIYAKCISKSTHNFLKWLKDDYKKKLNSYLRTNFDEKFEEIHGYPPED, from the coding sequence ATGTCTCAAACAAATCAAGCTGTTCAAGCTAAGAAAACCGACAAAGAATTATATGAATATCAACAAGGTGCAATAAGTCAGATTTTTGAAAAATTTGATAATGCGCCAAAGGATTATCATTTATTATATCAATTACCTACTGGTGGAGGAAAAACAGTTATTTTTTCTGAAATGGTTCGTCAATACCTAAAGAATCACAATAAAAAAGTATTGGTAATGACGCATAGAGTGGAGCTATGTAATCAAACATCTTCTATGCTTACAAGTTTTGGTGTTACTAATAAAGTAGTAAACAGTAAAGCAAATTTAGATGACCAGGCTGAATATTCGTGCTTTGTAGCCATGGTAGAGACTTTAAATAACCGTCTAAATGACGATATGCTTGACATCTCTGATGTTGGTTTAGTAATTATTGATGAAGCGCATTACAATTCTTTCACGAAGCTTTTTAAGTTTTTCGAAAAGTCTTTTATTCTTGGTGTTACAGCGACCCCTTTAAGTTCTAACAAAGAGTTACCTATGAAAGATAACTATGACGAACTTATTACGGGAGAAACTATTGAGAATTTAATAGAGAATGAATTCTTAGCACGAGCAGAAACCTATGCTTATGATATGGGATTAACTTCTTTAGAGGTCGGATCTAATGGTGATTATACCGTTAAATCTTCTGAAGATTTATATTCGAGTCCTGCAATGCTTCAAAAATTAGTAGATGCTTATAAAAAGCATTCACTAGGGAAGAAGGCTCTTATTTTTAATAATGGTATTAATACTTCAATAAGTGTTTATTATGCGTTTAGAGAAGCTGGATTGCCAATTATGCATTTAGATAATACGGCTACAAAAAAACAACGTAAGCAAATATTAGATTGGTTTCATGAAACACCAGATGCAATTTTAACATCTGTAAGTATTTTAACCACAGGTTTTGATGAGCCTACAATAGATACCATCATTTTAAATAGAGCTACAAAATCTTTGACTTTATATTACCAAATGATTGGTCGTGGCTCACGTATTCTTAATAATAAGTCTAAGTTTATTACTATCGATTTAGGAAATAACTTATATCGGTTTGGACCTTGGGGAGCAGACTTAGATTGGCAATTAATTTTTAAATCGCCTAATTGGTTTTCAGATCGTATTAAAAGTGATGAAGTAATTGAAGCTAATTTCAAGCATGAATTAGCCGATGAAATTAAAGGTGAATTTTCTAAATCTGAAGACACCTATTTTGATATTAGGCAAACGTATAAAGACGCTGTTGCTAAAGGCGAGTCATCAAAGGTTGTCTTAGAACGTTCAATAGAGCAACATGCAAAAATTTGTATTGAGAATAGTGAAGATGTCTATGACGCGTTAGGATTAGCTAAAATGCTGAAAGATGATATTAATATGCGTATAGAAATCTATGCGAAGTGTATTAGTAAAAGTACCCATAACTTCTTAAAATGGTTAAAGGACGATTACAAGAAGAAATTAAATTCTTATTTACGTACAAATTTTGATGAAAAATTTGAAGAAATTCATGGTTATCCACCAGAGGATTAA
- a CDS encoding M23 family metallopeptidase, whose protein sequence is MKLVTVLLVMVFMSFKGFSQENNLEDSLRITIEEPIINLKKGTVTNEVAIPIISPLESNEDIDIKSEFWETSIYNPYQNTFTEFPFKITFSDSLYTSPVSHKKVITSRYGWRRGRPHQGIDIDLVTGDSVVSILDGIVRFARYSRGHGKTVVVRHFNGLETTYAHLSYIAVKPNDTISKGGYLGKGGNTGNSRGSHLHLVVSYQGEYIHPEYLFDFSETNKIRAKELWVTRQWTHAQLHSSRRVSKVNLLTTKEAALLSLKKQKKVYVVKKGDTLYGISRRNNLSISKICNTNAIKISTPLKIGQKLVLEL, encoded by the coding sequence ATGAAGTTAGTTACTGTATTACTTGTTATGGTCTTTATGTCCTTTAAAGGCTTTAGTCAAGAAAATAACCTAGAAGATTCATTAAGAATCACAATAGAAGAGCCTATAATAAATTTAAAGAAAGGTACTGTAACCAATGAGGTTGCAATCCCTATTATAAGTCCTCTTGAAAGTAATGAGGATATTGATATTAAATCAGAATTCTGGGAAACAAGTATATACAATCCTTATCAAAACACTTTTACAGAGTTTCCATTTAAAATTACTTTTTCCGATAGTTTATACACCTCTCCTGTTTCTCATAAAAAAGTAATCACATCGCGTTATGGTTGGCGCAGAGGAAGACCACATCAAGGCATAGATATTGATTTAGTCACAGGTGATAGTGTGGTATCAATTTTAGATGGTATTGTTCGTTTTGCAAGATATAGTAGAGGGCATGGTAAAACAGTTGTTGTTAGACATTTTAATGGCTTAGAAACGACCTATGCTCATTTATCATATATAGCAGTAAAACCAAATGATACTATTTCTAAAGGTGGTTATCTTGGAAAAGGCGGAAATACAGGAAATTCTAGAGGGAGTCATTTACATTTAGTTGTAAGTTACCAAGGTGAATATATTCATCCTGAATACCTCTTTGATTTCTCTGAAACTAATAAAATTAGAGCTAAGGAATTATGGGTAACAAGACAATGGACACATGCACAATTACATAGTTCTAGGCGAGTTAGCAAGGTTAATCTTTTAACAACTAAGGAAGCTGCATTACTTAGTTTGAAGAAGCAAAAGAAGGTATATGTTGTAAAAAAGGGAGATACACTTTACGGAATTTCGAGACGAAATAACCTCTCAATTTCTAAAATTTGTAATACCAATGCTATTAAAATATCTACTCCATTAAAAATTGGTCAAAAATTAGTCTTAGAACTCTAA